From Candidatus Binatus sp., the proteins below share one genomic window:
- the glgC gene encoding glucose-1-phosphate adenylyltransferase: protein MRTLALVMAGGQGTRLHPLTRDRAKPAVPFGGKYRIIDFVLSNLVNSGIYAIYVLVQWRSQSLIEHLKDGWQFGGMLPDHFVIPVPAQMRMGETWYQGTADAIFQNLNLIDDTKPDLVAVFGADHIYRMDIQQMVEFHLDRKAAVTVATLPVPIEESNQFGILDVDSGLRVSGFEEKPEHPNHMAGAPGRVLASMGNYLFNPEVLREALIEDSIKENSHHDFGRDLIPNLINRVPVYAYNFMTNRIRGDSEVNLSYWRDVGTLEAYYEANMDLRDARPHLNLYNPYWPLRTAYFDQPPAKFVFDENGRRGLALHSVISEGCIVSGGAVRNSVLGRSVFVHSYSLVEDSVIMDYAEIGRHARIRRAIVDKNVYVPEGEEIGYDLERDRQRFFVTDSGLVVIPKGPKRERSVL, encoded by the coding sequence ATGAGAACGCTGGCGTTAGTGATGGCGGGGGGGCAGGGGACGCGCCTGCATCCTTTGACCCGCGACCGCGCCAAGCCCGCGGTTCCGTTCGGCGGCAAATACCGCATTATCGATTTCGTCCTCTCGAACCTGGTCAATTCCGGCATCTACGCGATCTACGTCCTGGTGCAATGGCGCTCTCAATCCCTGATCGAGCACCTCAAGGACGGATGGCAGTTCGGCGGGATGCTGCCCGACCATTTCGTGATTCCGGTTCCTGCTCAGATGCGGATGGGCGAGACCTGGTATCAGGGGACGGCCGACGCGATTTTCCAGAATCTCAATTTGATCGACGATACCAAGCCCGACCTGGTGGCGGTCTTCGGCGCCGACCATATCTACCGGATGGACATCCAGCAGATGGTCGAGTTCCACCTGGACAGGAAGGCGGCGGTGACTGTGGCGACGTTGCCGGTTCCGATCGAGGAGTCGAATCAGTTCGGCATTTTGGATGTGGATTCGGGGCTGCGCGTATCCGGCTTCGAGGAAAAGCCCGAGCATCCGAACCATATGGCCGGCGCGCCCGGACGAGTGCTCGCCTCGATGGGCAATTACCTGTTCAACCCCGAGGTGCTGCGCGAGGCGCTGATCGAGGATTCGATCAAGGAAAACAGTCATCACGATTTCGGGCGCGATCTGATCCCGAACCTAATCAATCGGGTGCCGGTCTATGCCTACAACTTCATGACCAATCGCATCCGCGGCGACTCGGAAGTGAATCTCAGCTACTGGCGCGACGTCGGCACGCTCGAAGCCTACTACGAAGCGAACATGGATCTGCGCGACGCCCGGCCGCATCTGAACCTGTACAACCCGTACTGGCCGCTGCGGACGGCATACTTCGATCAGCCGCCGGCGAAATTTGTCTTCGACGAGAACGGGCGGCGCGGTCTCGCGCTGCACTCGGTGATTTCCGAAGGATGCATCGTGTCGGGCGGCGCGGTGCGCAATTCGGTGTTGGGACGCTCGGTGTTCGTACATTCGTACAGCCTGGTGGAAGATTCGGTGATCATGGACTATGCGGAGATCGGGCGTCATGCGAGAATCCGGCGCGCGATCGTGGACAAGAACGTCTATGTTCCGGAGGGCGAGGAGATCGGCTATGACCTCGAACGCGATCGGCAGCGGTTCTTCGTTACCGACTCGGGATTGGTGGTTATTCCCAAAGGGCCCAAGCGCGAACGGTCGGTGCTGTAA
- a CDS encoding lysophospholipid acyltransferase family protein encodes MPSALSSREQTRIDRTDRSEPAIDPVKNPNLAPADDAPPFPLNRGVGESQQFPLGFKDRMIYRLLLGALHAFSLLPDFVLYPLGVGCALLFYRFDGRHVKIGLKNLEIAFPERSEAERRRILRASYMNLGRTAAEYVRMGGFFYRRLKDRVGYSRTDIWKALQPKYQGIGALILTAHFGNFELLPAGHALHGYQISLVHHTQRFLAGDALMTFIRERIGVKIIRKHKAAREMLRTLKHGDLIGIPFDQNAKRSEAIWVPFFGEMAATPGGFDRLAMMAGCPVVPAFIVRQPDGRSHVIEVQEEIEQQRTGDKDADALANTARYQLAIEAMVRKYPEQWLWTHRRYRTRPVRGSKSIYD; translated from the coding sequence ATGCCATCCGCATTATCCTCTCGCGAGCAGACTCGTATCGATCGAACCGATCGCTCCGAGCCTGCGATCGACCCGGTAAAGAATCCGAACCTTGCGCCGGCGGACGACGCACCGCCATTTCCGCTGAATCGCGGGGTCGGCGAGAGCCAGCAGTTCCCGCTGGGTTTCAAGGATCGGATGATCTATCGGCTGCTGCTCGGCGCGCTCCACGCTTTCAGCCTGCTGCCGGATTTCGTGCTGTATCCGTTGGGCGTCGGCTGCGCGCTGCTATTCTATCGATTCGACGGGCGGCACGTGAAAATCGGGCTCAAGAATCTCGAGATCGCTTTTCCGGAGCGCAGCGAGGCGGAACGTCGGCGCATCCTGCGCGCCTCCTACATGAATCTCGGCAGGACTGCGGCCGAGTACGTGCGGATGGGCGGCTTCTTCTATCGCCGCCTGAAGGATCGGGTTGGTTACAGCCGCACGGATATCTGGAAGGCGCTGCAGCCGAAGTATCAAGGGATTGGCGCGCTCATCCTGACGGCGCATTTCGGGAACTTCGAGTTGCTGCCGGCCGGACACGCGCTGCACGGTTATCAGATCAGCCTGGTGCATCACACGCAGCGATTTCTGGCGGGCGACGCGCTGATGACGTTCATCCGCGAGCGTATCGGCGTCAAGATCATTCGCAAGCATAAGGCGGCGCGCGAGATGCTGCGCACGCTCAAACACGGCGACCTGATCGGAATTCCCTTCGACCAGAACGCCAAGCGCTCGGAGGCAATCTGGGTGCCATTTTTCGGCGAGATGGCGGCGACGCCGGGTGGATTTGACCGACTGGCGATGATGGCGGGTTGTCCGGTGGTGCCGGCGTTCATCGTTCGACAGCCCGACGGGCGGAGCCATGTGATCGAAGTGCAGGAAGAAATCGAGCAGCAGCGAACGGGCGACAAGGACGCCGACGCGCTCGCGAACACGGCGCGGTATCAATTGGCGATCGAGGCGATGGTGCGAAAATATCCGGAGCAGTGGCTGTGGACGCATCGGCGCTATCGCACGCGTCCGGTCCGCGGCAGCAAATCAATCTACGATTGA